In Tetrapisispora phaffii CBS 4417 chromosome 6, complete genome, a single genomic region encodes these proteins:
- the GPI13 gene encoding mannose-ethanolamine phosphotransferase GPI13 (similar to Saccharomyces cerevisiae GPI13 (YLL031C); ancestral locus Anc_4.28), with the protein MIRNRMEQLSIYKIRFLKFRQSHTLYVLYLTAVAALQFIAIAFFTKGFLLSRNVLDDINELKPSMYAANSSNNGFVHQQKFEKTVILVIDALRFDFVIPVNTNNSAYNSNHHNKITTLYDQFCKESVGKKQNNSLLLKFLADPPTTTLQRLKGLTTGSLPTFIDAGSNFDGTVIEEDNLIKQMYLNNKEVFFVGDDTWDALFSPFLSNHSIPYESLNVWDLDTVDNGVISYFNDNLIRSEEYKKKNSQWNVLIGHMLGVDHVGHKYGPNHFTMKEKQLQVNNFINDIINVIDDDTLLVIMGDHGMDHTGNHGGDSIDELESTLFLYSKRQNVWKLEDDHSVYNIDDLGSNYKSINQIDLVPTLALLLDIPIPFNNLGWPIKEIAVNELEQQFFSNITLDQLKKYQETNGLFPTGSDKYRMLENLFNTSKENYELSKEYQAYLLMLCKDLWANFEFPSIAIGIIFLFLSLIILITTTKLIPSIVVSQMVPIFVPLIIMMIFVSHLCLFSLFYVFQPPAFIEERFWCSLLATAIGITLACFSQIFERYSLKWLIFRFFGELSDYWSRVGSVFIILHAVIFTSNSFTIWEDRIISFFIATIGLFTMYEFIFVPNRESTSALLSGVLIAKERDSKKIRNFEEEVYSDCLPLTKIQRALGIYHSLILICCTRISSFITICREEQGDFCTPTFSTSSNYSINTIGILFVLMIVVPFCIQGYYNLTSSFQGSAPIWINLFLRLVLFGVFCLWGLNTVENYLNEPILEINMFKISLARSLAGVSLIALNFGWIFGPLCVNLGITRTKENSKENSATILGVKNIYGSQYFLLVLNIFMAVMIFSKPLAQISLYLMLNQILSVIEIIDMFKLKENIIGPVILNLIAYQHFFTTGHQATIPAVQWDAGFILSETISFPLTHIAIFLNTFGPQVLASVAIALFTLWKQPPLVLKPQTMLGRIVSNCGCLLIYNTVLCLSTFIWVTHFRRHLMVWKIFCPRFIFASLSLIVTQIIVILITIAFASGRLIRQINSFFWEF; encoded by the coding sequence CCTGGATGACatcaatgaattgaaaCCATCAATGTATGCAGCAAATTCATCGAATAATGGTTTTGTTcatcaacaaaaatttgaaaaaacaGTGATCCTGGTCATAGATGCGTTGCGATTTGATTTTGTTATACCCGTCaatacaaataattcaGCTTACAATTCAAATCATCacaataaaattacaaCTTTATACGATCAATTCTGTAAGGAATCAGTAggaaaaaaacaaaacaattCCTTACTGCTGAAGTTCTTGGCGGACCCTCCGACCACAACTTTACAAAGATTAAAAGGTTTGACAACAGGTTCGTTGCCAACTTTCATTGATGCAGGTTCTAATTTTGATGGCACTgttattgaagaagataatttgataaaacagATGTATCTTAATAACAAAGAAGTGTTCTTTGTAGGCGATGACACTTGGGATGCTCTTTTCAGTCCGTTTTTATCAAATCATAGCATCCCTTATGAATCTTTAAACGTTTGGGATCTGGATACGGTAGATAATGGTGTGATATCTTACTTCAATGACAATTTAATACGTTCtgaagaatataaaaagaaaaattcaCAATGGAACGTTTTAATCGGACATATGTTAGGTGTGGATCATGTTGGTCATAAATATGGTCCAAATCATTTCACTATGAAGGAAAAACAACTTCAGGTCAATAACTTTATTAATGACATTATAAATGTCATTGATGATGATACACTATTAGTTATAATGGGAGATCATGGTATGGATCATACCGGTAACCATGGGGGTGATTCAATTGATGAGTTAGAGAGTACGCTGTTTTTGTACTCGAAGAGGCAAAACGTTTGGAAGTTAGAAGATGATCATTCCGTTTATAACATTGATGACTTGGGatcaaattataaaagCATTAACCAGATCGATTTAGTACCAACATTGGCTTTATTATTAGACATTCCAATTCCATTTAACAATTTAGGATGGccaattaaagaaattgctGTTAATGAACTTGAACAACAATTTTTCTCAAATATAACCTTagatcaattaaaaaaatatcaagaaACTAATGGTCTCTTCCCAACAGGTTCAGATAAATACAGAATGTTAGAAAATCTATTCAATacttcaaaagaaaattatgagCTTTCAAAAGAGTATCAAGCTTACCTATTGATGTTATGCAAGGATTTATGGgctaattttgaatttccaAGTATAGCGATTGGTATTATcttcttatttttatcattaataattctCATAACTACAACTAAGTTGATACCTTCGATAGTAGTTAGTCAAATGGTACCAATATTTGTTCCTTTAATCATTATGATGATATTTGTATCGCACCTGTGTTTGTTCAGTTTATTCTACGTTTTCCAACCTCCGGCTTTCATTGAAGAAAGATTTTGGTGCTCACTTTTAGCCACCGCTATCGGTATCACCTTAGCTTGCTTTTCgcaaatatttgaaaggTACAGTTTGAAATGGTTAATTTTTAGATTCTTCGGAGAATTATCAGATTATTGGTCAAGGGTCGGTTCTGTTTTCATAATATTGCATGCAGTTATCTTTAcatcaaattcatttacTATATGGGAAGACAGAATTATTAGTTTCTTCATTGCAACTATTGGTTTGTTTACGATGTAcgaatttatatttgttcCAAACAGAGAATCGACTAGTGCATTGTTATCTGGAGTTTTGATTGCCAAAGAGAGAGATAGTAAAAAGATCcgaaattttgaagaagaggTCTACTCAGATTGCTTACCACTAACAAAAATACAAAGAGCATTGGGAATTTATCActctttgattttaatttgcTGCACACGTATATCATCCTTCATAACTATTTGCAGAGAAGAACAAGGTGATTTTTGCACTCCTACATTCTCTACGTCTAGTAATTACTCGATCAATACAATTGGTATATTGTTTGTGTTGATGATTGTCGTACCTTTTTGCATTCAAggttattataatttaacatcATCCTTTCAAGGATCTGCTCCAATTTGGATCAATTTATTCCTAAGATTGGTACTATTTGGTGTATTCTGCCTATGGGGATTGAATACCGTTGAAAATTACCTAAACGAACCGATTCTGGAAATCAACatgtttaaaatatcattagcTAGATCACTAGCGGGAGTATCATTGATCGCATTGAATTTTGGTTGGATATTTGGCCCACTGTGTGTTAATTTGGGAATAACTAGAACCAAAGAAAATAGTAAGGAAAATAGTGCTACTATATTAGGTGTAAAGAATATTTATGGAtctcaatattttttacttgtactaaatatatttatggCAGTCATGATTTTCAGCAAGCCATTAGCACAAATTTCACTATACTTAATGCTAAATCAAATCTTGTCagttattgaaataatagACATGTTCAAATTGaaggaaaatattattggtCCAGTTATCCTAAACCTAATAGCTTACCAACATTTTTTTACAACTGGTCACCAAGCAACTATTCCAGCTGTTCAGTGGGATGCAGGTTTTATCTTATCCGAAACGATTAGTTTTCCATTGACTCATATTGCAATTTTTCTTAACACCTTTGGACCACAGGTTTTAGCGTCAGTAGCAATTGCCCTTTTCACACTTTGGAAGCAGCCTCCTTTAGTCTTAAAACCTCAGACTATGCTAGGAAGAATTGTATCTAATTGTGGCTGTTTACTAATATACAATACAGTTTTGTGTTTAAGTACCTTTATATGGGTGACACATTTCCGTAGACATTTAATGGTCTGGAAGATTTTCTGTCCAAGGTTTATTTTCGCAAGTTTGAGTTTGATTGTGACACAAATTATAGTTATTCTGATAACTATAGCATTTGCCAGTGGAAGATTAATAAGACAAATTAACAGTTTCTTTTGGGAATTCTGA